The DNA window TTAAAGCCTGAGTTTTTCGCCTCACCGGTTACTTTGCCTGCGTATGCTTGGAATCGAGGGCTTGGTGATTGTGACCACCCGGATTCATCACGGTACAGCTCACTGGTGTTTGAATAAAGACTTGCTTTAAGCGTTGAATGACCACCCCAATTTAAATCGTAACTGAGCGTCACGGTGTCACGCGTAAACTCTGTTGGCCACAATAATGGGATTTGCAAACTATTGGTAATCGCCGTATCCGTAGCAAGTCCCATGTCAGGTCGGTAGCTGTAATCACCTTCATCCTTGTAGGTTTCATAACTCACCGCAATTCGCTGGTTGTTGTCGATGTTCCAACCAAGCTTCACCAACGCGTCGCTCACATCGCCTTCTAATCCGCGTACCTTACCATCTGTCCCAGCAACGACCTTGTCGTCTTGGTCCAAAATTTTGCTGCCGCCGACTTCGTAATTATCACGTTGTACCGAGTTATAGTAGGCAAGGAAATCCACGTCATCGCTCAACAAACCAAAACTGGTAACGGAGTAGTTGCGACCGGCATTGTCTGCGGCACCAGCGGAAACACGCACAGCAAAACGTGCGTCATCCGTGAGTAGTTCACGTGCTTCTTTTGTTTCGAAGCGGACAGAGCCACCTAGGCCACCATTAATTACAGAGTTAGTGCCAGTTTCAATTTCAACTGACTTCAGAATATCCGCATGGATCTGTAAATTACCCATGTGGTGGTACATATACGTATTCTGCGCTGCGCCATCTATCGAAATACGTAAATCTTTATCGTCCATACTACGGATGGTAATGCGTTGATTAAGTGAGTGCGCACCACCCACATCCACACCCGGGATAGAACGCAGCAAATCAGAGATGTGATCCGCTTGTTTATCCGCAATGTCCTGTTCTTTCAAATACAATGCGGATGTTTTGACTTCCGTTGACCAAACCTCAATTTTTTCAATTTTGTCGTCATCCGCGAAAACCGGTGCAGATAACACCCCAGCTAATGTTAATGCGATAGTTGAATAGCGAAAGCCTAATTGCTTAGTGCGAGAAACTAACATATATGTCCCTTAAAATTAGATGCTAATACGAATCACTCGCAATATTATATCTCTTTCCTTTTGTTGCTTTCTAAATATTAGTTATGCAAAATCGTCATTCCATTATGCGTTTTAAAAATAAATGGCAGGGTTCATGGAAGGGATAATTTCAGCAGAGCAACTGAGCGACCGACTTTTAGTCTCAAACGGTATAGATAGCCGAATGGCACTACAGCACGATACCCCAATTGCCGTTGGGCGTCTTTCTTTCATCTCGTTAAGTGAGGCGGTGCAATTACACCTCTGTCGCTATGTCGAACAACAAAAAGCAAGTAACGCGGCACTTCTTTCACCAAGCCTCAATATCACGGTATTACTCAAAGGGTGTGTCGAATTTCGCGTGGGGAATAAGTTCTACCATTTTGATGCTTCCCAATGCCCCATTGCCTTTGCCAATATCATCGCAGTAGCCGAGCCTTTCACCCGCTATTTGCGAAACCAACAAGAAATAGAAAAAGTCACCGTCAGCGTGTCTCTCCCTTGGTTTATTGACCGTTTTGGAAACGACGGTGAGCCATTACTGACCACCAGCAAAGTGATTGAATTGCCTGTCACTAACAAGGCTCTGGAACAAACACTGCAACTCTTAAAGACGTCAAACACGCTTTCTAAAATTCAAAAGTTGCACTGTGAAGGGTTAGTAATGCAATGGTTAAGTGCGCTTATCCAGCCAATGCTGAGCGACAATACTTCTTCGCAAGCAAGCTATCGCTTGCCTCCGCAAGAGGATGTCGAAGTGAAAAAACTCAAAGTCGTTGCCTTGCTCGAAGCGGGTCACTCTGTGGAAAACGTCGCACAGCAATTAGCCATGAGTTTGAGTAGTTTGCTGCGTTTTTTTAAAACTCACTTTAACGCAACACCAAAACAATACATTAAGCAACACACCCTATTCAAAGCCCGTCATGCTTTGCTGGTCGATGGGCTTTCAATTGGTGAAGCAGCTTATTTAGCGCGTTACGATCATGTTGGGAATTTTATCGCCGCATTTAAAAAGCAATTTGGTGTAACGCCGATGCAGTTTATTAAACAACATCGGCCGTTTTAAGGCATTCGGCAGGATACTACGTCACATCTGCTTGGCGTTTACCGAACCACATAAAGTAGACAAGGCAAACAACCACGACCACCATTAAAATAATGACGGCCAACGAGCGGAAAAATAACGTATACCCCAACGAGGACGTCAGTGGTTCAAGCAATACCGGACTCATAAACTGGCCTGTAAAATAACAGGTCATCATGATCCCCATCGCTTTACCACGCATCATCGGCGGAACAAACTCAAACAACCAAACGACCAAATTTGGGCGGATCAAACCCAGTCCAGCCCCGATAATTAAGCTTGAACAGACAATGCGAGGAATAGTTTCCACCACACTCAAAAAAGCAAAACCCAGAGCAATGACTATCCAGCCAATCATATGCAGTTGCTTAATTCCGAAGTAACGTCTGAAATACCCATAGCTCATTGATAAACAAGACATGGCAAGTAAGAAAGCCGCGATCACAAATCCAATTTCGGCTGCGGAGGCATGGTGATGACTCAGATAAAACGGTAAATGAATGGTTAAGCCATACAGCACAACAATTTCCACAAAAGCAAGCACACAGCATCCAGCCAATGCTTGACTCATCCACGTCATTGCCGGTGTCGTTTTTGACAAAGCGTGGTCTTGCTGTGATGGGGCTTTGACAAATCGCCAAACACCAGGCAACACCAAAAGCGACAGTCCGTAGATTGCAAAGACCCACGTCCAATGTTGCTCGGCAAGAACGCCTGCTATCGATAAAAATAGCACCCCGCCGAATCCACCAAACGCCGCTTGCCAGCCCATGTAGCGGGAAAAATTTGGGCCTTCAAAATACCGACTCGCAATCGTTGTGCAACTCACCATAATGAACGCCACCGCAATCCCCATTAACGCTCGACTAAAGAGAATAAGCCACAGTGACGTCTGCCAGTAAAATCCTAAATAACCGCTGACTGCAAACGCCACCAAGGCGTACATAAGCAACTTTTGACTGTCCCATCTATCGACAAGACTTCCAGCCAATGGCGCGCACAACGCAATCACTAAACCGGGCAACGTCAGGGTCATTCTGACCCAAAACTCCGCGTTCGGCAGCGCACTAAAGGCATGAGTCATTGCGGGCATAGCAGGCGCTAAAGTTGCACTCGCAAGAATGGTCATTGTACTGGCGAGCAGTAGAAACCACGTTGCCCATCGCGTGTGTTTCATGATGGGCCTCCGATACGCGTTCTTGCTGCGGCCACGGCTTTGAGGTAGTCCTGATACAATTCATCCTCATCAAAACGCGTGCTGCGCCCCTCTTTCACCACAAAATCCCCAGCAACCATTACCGAATCAACGTCATGACTACTGCCCGTAACAATGAAGGTTCGCAACGGATGAGCTGAGAGTTTGTAGCGATAATCATTGTTATTAACCAATATGAAATCCGCTTGCTTACCCACTTCTAACGAACCAATTTCTGATAACCAGTCCAATGCCTTGGCACCAAACAAGGTTGCGGTTTTTAATGCCAAGGTTGGAGGGCAGGCTGTATTGCAGTTTTGCGCCTCGTTGTGACCGAGGTGTGCGCCACGCATCGCTTCGCACATGCCGCCAATAAACGAAATATCGCCATCGGTGCTGCTGGATACCCACACTCCGTCTCGTAAGAATCGCCCTAATTGCCCAGTTTCACTTATCGTGGCCTCCCCTAACATGCCGTAATGGGCTGGCGAATGGCACAAGTTTACGCCTGTCGTGATAAGGCGTTGATATTCCTCGTCACTTGCATATGCGGTATGCACCGCCAAGAGTTTATTCGTGAGCAAGCCCATTTCATCAAATCGAGCGATAGGTGAGCGCCCGAATACCCGCTCGACTGCTAATCGTTCATGTTTCAGTGGTGCAAGGTGAGTGGCGTATGGCACATCATATTGCTGCGTGATACTCGCCAATGCCTCAAGTTGCTTATCTGAACTACCAAAGGCGCCCATAACCGAGGGCATAGCCCCAACTAATCCCGAACTATGGTTGTTCCAAGTCTCGATGAGCGCAAGCCAATCCGCCGTTTGTGCTGCGGTGTCCGCAATATAGGTTGGCGTCGATTTGTTTGCTTCCAACATAATGTCAGAACCCCATCGACTTACGCGTAGCCGCATGCCTAAATCAATCGCAGCAAGAGCCATCGAGTCAGCTTTATTTGCTGAACCAACGTCGCCAAGCGCGGTTGTTCCCGAACGCAGTTGCGTCCACATGCTCCATCTGGCAATAGCAAGGCCTTCTTCTAACGTGAGTTTATCGCCCACCGTTGAGATAAATCCAAACATCGAGCCTAATGCTTGAATATCACCGCCATTTGAATACGGCGTAGGCTCGAGGTGCGAATCATCTGGAGACTCAAAATTTGGGGCGACAAAACTTTCATGCCAATGCGGATTAATCATCCCTGGCAACATCAATTTGCCCTGCCCGTCTATACTGACCTCATAATCCAGAGGTAACTGACTTGCGTCGCCAAGCGCAACGATCCGCTTGCCTTGCACCAGCAACCAACCATTCGCGATAGTGGTATTCGCTTCGTCTGCGGTGTAAATAAACACATTGTGAATGAGTGTGCGTTTTCCTTGGGGCTGAGGTTTTTTACGTACTGCATGTAAATTCAGAGGCTCGCTCAATTGTGCACTGCCAAATGGTTCCAAACCCGCGCTATGCGCACGGGTTAAGGCTGAAAATCGCGAAGAAGTTAAGCATGAACAGCTCATGAAGTGACATCCGAAGACTTGAATAGACCAGCTTCTTTCATCGCCATTAACGATTCTTTGACTGCGGTAATCGTTTGATTGATGTGAGCCTCAGTATGAGCGGCACAAATGAAATTCACTTCACGGCGTAGCAAAATACCGCGCTTCGCCATTTCAGCCAAAAATGGGATTGCAAACTTCACATGGGTTTGGGGGTCTTTGGCAAATAAAAACATTGGAATCGCGTCATAACCAACAATCCGCAGAGGCGCATCAAGTTGCTCTGCAATCTGGTTCACTTCGGTTTTGAGTAACGCCCCTAATTTGGCAATATGCTTGGTAAACTCAATGCGCTGATATTCTTTAAGCACTGCGTCACACACTGCCAGTGATAACATCTCGCCACCAAAGGTTGTGGACACTTGTAACTCATTTAGCTTAGACATTAGCACCTTTTTCCCTGTCACAGCCGACAGAGGCATACCCGCCGCAATACCTTTTGACAACGTAACGAGATCCGCTTGCACACCGAAATAGGCTTGTGCACCACCCGGGGCGAGACGAAAACCAGTCACGACTTCGTCGAAGACCAGTACTACACCGGTACGAGTACACGCCTCTCGTAATTGCTGCAAGAATGCTTTATCCAACTCTCGATTGTATGGAACTGACAGTAACACCGCCGCCAGTTTATCGCCTCGCGCTTCAATTTTTTCCAAAATGAGCGGCTCGTCAGTAGATGCAAACAATGGCATTCGATGAGTAAGTGAAGCAATAACAGCGGGGACGCCAGGTGTATCAAACATGTATTGATCATGCCAACCGTTGTAACCCACGGTCATGATTTCATCGCGACCCGTTGCGTAACGAGCTAAACGTACCGCGGCAGAATTAGCATCTGCACCTGTTTTAAAAAAGCGAACCATCTCGGCGCCGGGGATCACCTCTAGCAATGTCGTTGCAGTAGTCACTTCAATCGGTGTCGGCAAAGAATGAATTAGCCCTTTACTCAAATTGTCAGTAATGGCATTCACCACTACCGGGTGGTTATGCCCAAGTGTATTAGCAGCCAAACCACAAATAAAATCAATGTACTGATTACCATCAACATCCGTAACCAAAGCCCCTTCACCTTTTTCGATATACACCGGAAATGCGCCCGGTGAAAATTGCTCTGGTTTTTTCATCATTGATTGCGTGAACCCCGCAATCCGTTGTTCGCCTTGCGCTTGCAATTGCTCTGAACGCGTAAAAGACAGTGGCTGATTATTCATAACATCCTCGGAAAATTAATGACCTAACGTCGCACCACCATCAACCAATAAACTGGTCATCGTGATGTGTCTGGCTTGTTCACTTAAAAGAAAAATAATGCTGTTGGCGATGTCCTCGGGCGAGGCTATCCGACCAAGTGGAATGCCCACCTTGAATTGCGCTAGGTCGCCTGAAATCGTGCGAGTCGCACCTTGTGCATCTCGCCATACTTGCTGCTGCATGAGCGTATCAGTCGAACCTGGGGCAACGAGATTGCAGCGAATGTTTGATGAAGCCAATTCAAGCGCTAACGTTTTCACCATGGCGCAAAGCGCAGCCTTTGAGGCACAGTAAGCGCCCATGCCCATCCTAGGTGTAGAAGCGGCATTACTGCTAACGGCCACCATCGCGCCCGCTCGCCGACCTTTCATGTGGTTGGCCACCGCTTGGCAAAGATAAAAGGGGCCATGACAATTAACGGCAAAGGTATGTTGCCACTCGAGATCCTTCACCTCGGTTAACTCCCCCATATGTAAAACCCCGGCAACACTCGCTAAGTAATCAATGGCACCTAGTGTTCGTTCAATTTCATTCACCACGCGCAGCACATCCTGTTGCTTGACGACATCTAACTGAATTTGAAAATAATTCGCGGCAGTTTCCTGTAACACCGCCGAGGTAAACGCAATATCTGCCGCCACAACAATCGCACCTTTCGCTCGCAACAAATTCACCGTTGCAGCGCCAATGCCACGTGAGGCACCTGTCACCAACGCAACTCGACCTGTAAATTCCGTTTTCACAGACATCAGTACACCTCATCCATTATCACGTGGCGTTGCTCGTGGTAGGTTTCTTCGTCTTGACCTCGTCGCCAATACGGAATTGCATAAAGCTGCTGTTTAGTTAATCCGAAATCCTCAATCAGCTGCTTCCGACATGCTAAAACGGCACTGTTTTCCCCAGCGATAAAGGCGCTGATTGAGGTTGTGTTCGGAGGAAGTGATACCGTTTGGATGGCACTCGCAAGCGGAGTTGGTTGTCCCTGCACTCGTTTAAGCCAATGAATGTGAACACCGCTTGGGGCTTTTATGAAGTGAATATCGCGGTCACTCTCGATTTCAATAAATACCGCCGCCAGTGCATTCTCTGGCAGATGTTCAAGCAATGCACTTATCGCAGGCACAGCCGTTAAATCGCCAGCCAGCACATGCCAATCCGCAGGCGCAAGTAAAGGATCTGGACCTCCAGGCCCTGCGACACCCAGTTCACTGCCTATTTCGGCGTTCACAGCCCAACCCGAAGCGGGGCTTTTATCGCCGTGTACCACAAAATCAATGTCTAGTTCGTTTTGATTTGCACGAAAGGCGCGCACGGTATAGGCACGTGTAATTGGACGGTCGGCTGGCCAGCGAATCGCTCCTGATGCTTCTCTCGTGGGGAGTTCTAATTTGCCTGTAAGGCGATTGGCGAAAAACAACTTGATGTGCGCGCCATGATAGCCTTCTGGGAAGCCTCGTAATTCATCACCACTGACGGTAATGCGCAACAAGTTCGGGGTGATGTATCGCTTCGCGGTGCAGTACACACGACGCGGCCCGGTGAGTGGAACTGGCTGTCTTACGTTCATGCATACACCTCATTGCTTGTCGTCTTAATCATGCGTTGTAATCGCTGATAGGCATGTGGATGTTGAGCCGCGTCCACAATGC is part of the Pseudoalteromonas xiamenensis genome and encodes:
- a CDS encoding helix-turn-helix domain-containing protein, with the translated sequence MEGIISAEQLSDRLLVSNGIDSRMALQHDTPIAVGRLSFISLSEAVQLHLCRYVEQQKASNAALLSPSLNITVLLKGCVEFRVGNKFYHFDASQCPIAFANIIAVAEPFTRYLRNQQEIEKVTVSVSLPWFIDRFGNDGEPLLTTSKVIELPVTNKALEQTLQLLKTSNTLSKIQKLHCEGLVMQWLSALIQPMLSDNTSSQASYRLPPQEDVEVKKLKVVALLEAGHSVENVAQQLAMSLSSLLRFFKTHFNATPKQYIKQHTLFKARHALLVDGLSIGEAAYLARYDHVGNFIAAFKKQFGVTPMQFIKQHRPF
- a CDS encoding MFS transporter, which translates into the protein MKHTRWATWFLLLASTMTILASATLAPAMPAMTHAFSALPNAEFWVRMTLTLPGLVIALCAPLAGSLVDRWDSQKLLMYALVAFAVSGYLGFYWQTSLWLILFSRALMGIAVAFIMVSCTTIASRYFEGPNFSRYMGWQAAFGGFGGVLFLSIAGVLAEQHWTWVFAIYGLSLLVLPGVWRFVKAPSQQDHALSKTTPAMTWMSQALAGCCVLAFVEIVVLYGLTIHLPFYLSHHHASAAEIGFVIAAFLLAMSCLSMSYGYFRRYFGIKQLHMIGWIVIALGFAFLSVVETIPRIVCSSLIIGAGLGLIRPNLVVWLFEFVPPMMRGKAMGIMMTCYFTGQFMSPVLLEPLTSSLGYTLFFRSLAVIILMVVVVVCLVYFMWFGKRQADVT
- a CDS encoding aspartate aminotransferase family protein, whose translation is MNNQPLSFTRSEQLQAQGEQRIAGFTQSMMKKPEQFSPGAFPVYIEKGEGALVTDVDGNQYIDFICGLAANTLGHNHPVVVNAITDNLSKGLIHSLPTPIEVTTATTLLEVIPGAEMVRFFKTGADANSAAVRLARYATGRDEIMTVGYNGWHDQYMFDTPGVPAVIASLTHRMPLFASTDEPLILEKIEARGDKLAAVLLSVPYNRELDKAFLQQLREACTRTGVVLVFDEVVTGFRLAPGGAQAYFGVQADLVTLSKGIAAGMPLSAVTGKKVLMSKLNELQVSTTFGGEMLSLAVCDAVLKEYQRIEFTKHIAKLGALLKTEVNQIAEQLDAPLRIVGYDAIPMFLFAKDPQTHVKFAIPFLAEMAKRGILLRREVNFICAAHTEAHINQTITAVKESLMAMKEAGLFKSSDVTS
- a CDS encoding siderophore-interacting protein, coding for MNVRQPVPLTGPRRVYCTAKRYITPNLLRITVSGDELRGFPEGYHGAHIKLFFANRLTGKLELPTREASGAIRWPADRPITRAYTVRAFRANQNELDIDFVVHGDKSPASGWAVNAEIGSELGVAGPGGPDPLLAPADWHVLAGDLTAVPAISALLEHLPENALAAVFIEIESDRDIHFIKAPSGVHIHWLKRVQGQPTPLASAIQTVSLPPNTTSISAFIAGENSAVLACRKQLIEDFGLTKQQLYAIPYWRRGQDEETYHEQRHVIMDEVY
- a CDS encoding amidohydrolase family protein, which produces MEPFGSAQLSEPLNLHAVRKKPQPQGKRTLIHNVFIYTADEANTTIANGWLLVQGKRIVALGDASQLPLDYEVSIDGQGKLMLPGMINPHWHESFVAPNFESPDDSHLEPTPYSNGGDIQALGSMFGFISTVGDKLTLEEGLAIARWSMWTQLRSGTTALGDVGSANKADSMALAAIDLGMRLRVSRWGSDIMLEANKSTPTYIADTAAQTADWLALIETWNNHSSGLVGAMPSVMGAFGSSDKQLEALASITQQYDVPYATHLAPLKHERLAVERVFGRSPIARFDEMGLLTNKLLAVHTAYASDEEYQRLITTGVNLCHSPAHYGMLGEATISETGQLGRFLRDGVWVSSSTDGDISFIGGMCEAMRGAHLGHNEAQNCNTACPPTLALKTATLFGAKALDWLSEIGSLEVGKQADFILVNNNDYRYKLSAHPLRTFIVTGSSHDVDSVMVAGDFVVKEGRSTRFDEDELYQDYLKAVAAARTRIGGPS
- the dhbA gene encoding 2,3-dihydro-2,3-dihydroxybenzoate dehydrogenase — protein: MSVKTEFTGRVALVTGASRGIGAATVNLLRAKGAIVVAADIAFTSAVLQETAANYFQIQLDVVKQQDVLRVVNEIERTLGAIDYLASVAGVLHMGELTEVKDLEWQHTFAVNCHGPFYLCQAVANHMKGRRAGAMVAVSSNAASTPRMGMGAYCASKAALCAMVKTLALELASSNIRCNLVAPGSTDTLMQQQVWRDAQGATRTISGDLAQFKVGIPLGRIASPEDIANSIIFLLSEQARHITMTSLLVDGGATLGH